The genomic window CATCCGGCACCGACTGCGGGCGGTGGCTCGTCAACTCGAAGAGACGGGCGTGCTCGAACCGCTACCGGGGCGCACCGCCAACGAGCTCGCCACCGCCGCCGGCGCGGTGCTGCCCCACCTGGCCTCCGAGTTGTCCAGGGCTGCAACGACGTTCAACGACGTCACCTACGGCCAACAGCCCGGGACCCAGGCCGCCTACCAGATGATCGTCGACCTGGACGATCACCTGCGCTCGCGCATCCCGGGCACTGCGTCGGCCGCCGGGCAGCCCGTCGCCGTCGATTCCTGGGCACAGGTCCGATGACGGTCACCGATGCGGGGCGACCGCAAGCCGCGGGCGCCACGGGGCGATGGCGGTCCTGGACCTGGGTCGTGCTGGCCCTGCTGGTGCTCGCGGCCGTCGCCGCGATCGGCACCTACCTGACCGCGCCGCGGGCGGGCGGGCGAATGGACCCCGCTGCTACCGATCCCGATGGCGCCCACGCACTGACGGCCCTGTTGCACGACGGCGGCGTCGAAATAGTGGTCGCCGACACCATCGCCGACGTCGAACGGGCCGCACGCCCCGACACGCTGATCCTGATGGCGCAGAGCCAGTACCTGACCGACGACAGCCTGCTGGACCGCCTGGCGAGAGCCCCCGGCGACCTACTGCTGGTCGAACCGACCGTGCGAGCCCGTGCGGCACTGCTGCCGGGCGTGCGCATCTCGCCATCCAGCGATTTCGACATCAACCCGAATTGCACTCTGCGCGAAGCCACTCGAGCCGGATCGGTACGTTTCGGCCCGAGTGACAGCTACCAGACCGGCAAGGATCGAACCGTCACCACATGTTACGACGGCGTGCTGATCCGGTATCGGGACGGCGGGCGCACGATCACGGCGGTGGGCAACACGAACTTCATGACCAACGGCGGCCTGGTGCAGGCCGGCAACGCCGCACTGGCGATGAACCTCGCGGGCGATCGACCCCGCCTCATCTGGTATGCACCTCATCGCGTCGAAGGCGAAAGGTCTTCCACCGCATCGCTTTCAGATCTGATTCCGGACAACGTGATATGGGTGGTCTGGCAGCTCTGGCTGGTCGTGCTACTCGTGGCCGTGTGGAAGGGCCGCCGGCCCGGGCCTCTGGTCGCCGAGCCGCTGCCCGTCGTGGTTCGTGCGTCGGAAACAGTGGAGGGCCGCGGCCGGCTGTACCGATCTCGCCGGGCCCGCGACCGCGCGGCCCAGGCGCTGCGCACCGCGACGATGCACCGCCTGCTGCCCCGCCTCGGCCTGGGCGCCCAGGCGCCGGCGCAGGCAGTGGTGGCGACCGTGGCCCAGCGCAGCGGAACCGATGCGGGATCGGTTTCCTACCAGCTGTTCGGCCCGCCCCCGGCCACCGACCACGACTTGCTCCAACTCGCCCGCGCGCTCGACGAAATCGAAAGGCAGGTCG from Mycobacterium shigaense includes these protein-coding regions:
- a CDS encoding DUF4350 domain-containing protein; translated protein: MTVTDAGRPQAAGATGRWRSWTWVVLALLVLAAVAAIGTYLTAPRAGGRMDPAATDPDGAHALTALLHDGGVEIVVADTIADVERAARPDTLILMAQSQYLTDDSLLDRLARAPGDLLLVEPTVRARAALLPGVRISPSSDFDINPNCTLREATRAGSVRFGPSDSYQTGKDRTVTTCYDGVLIRYRDGGRTITAVGNTNFMTNGGLVQAGNAALAMNLAGDRPRLIWYAPHRVEGERSSTASLSDLIPDNVIWVVWQLWLVVLLVAVWKGRRPGPLVAEPLPVVVRASETVEGRGRLYRSRRARDRAAQALRTATMHRLLPRLGLGAQAPAQAVVATVAQRSGTDAGSVSYQLFGPPPATDHDLLQLARALDEIERQVAHS